The Deltaproteobacteria bacterium region CTGTGCGGTCCCGCTGGCAAGAAGCGCGCGGCGTAGGGTGAGGCGTGCGCAACCAATTCACCGTCGAGGAAGATGTCGAGATCTACCGCTGGTGTAATCTCGAGACTGAGGCTGGTGGAACCTTCTAGGCCCTGTGGTGACTCATCGGGGTGAAAAAAGCTGCGTAGACGTGAAACACCGTCGCATGCTGTGAGTGTCAGCAAAATCGTGGTCACTGTGACCATGCAGACTATTTCCCTAAGATTCTTCATGGATCTACTTGATACTAACCATGTTTTTCCGAAGATGCACGGATTCTGTGATCGGCCCATCGGGATGAACGGCCCGTGTAGATAACCTTGGCGCTCTGCGTCGTTGACGTCACCGATGGTGACAGTTAAGAACGCCCACGACGTATCATTGAAATTTGGAGGTCCTATGCGCTCGCTATCAAAAGATATCTATATTCTATCAGCTAAACGAACCGCTTTCGGCGCTTTTGGTGGCGCTCTGACCAAGAAAACTGCCACTGATTTGGGTGTTGAAGCAGCCGAAGCCGCGCTGGATGCAGCGGGCGTCAATAAGGAAGACGTAGACCACGTTTTCTTTGGCAACGTTTTACAAACTTCTGCTGATGCCATCTATCTTGCTCGCCACGTTGGGCTTCGAGCTGGCTTGCCGCAAAGTGTTCCTGCTCTAACGTTAAACCGGCTCTGTGGGTCAGGTTTCGAAGCTATTATTTGCGGAGCTAAAGAGATCTTAACGGGCCAGGCTGAAGTCACCTTGGTCGGCGGCAGTGAATCCATGAGCCAGGCGCCGCATATCGTGCGCGGTGCACGTTGGGGTTTGCCACTGGGTAGGAGTGACATGGAAGATTCACTCTGGACATGCTTGACCGATAGCTACACCGGCTTGCCAATGGCGATGACCGCGGAGAAGCTTGCTGAGCAATATTCAATCTCTCAAGACGAAGTTGATGAATACTCCGTTCGCTCACAGCAGCGTTTTGCAGCAGCTCAAGAGTCGGGCATTTTTGATGCCGAACTCTGCCCGGTAGAAGTGAAGAAGCGACGAGAGAAGGTCGAGTTTATCAAAGACGAGCACAACCGCCCTCAGACAACTGTTGAAAGCCTCAAGAAGCTTCCGAAGGTCTTCAAGAAGGATGGTGTCATCCACGCAGCCGCTGCAAGTGGTATCTGCGACGGAGCATCTGCATTGGTTTTGGCATCTGGTGATTATGTGGCGAAGCATAATCTGAAGCCTCTGGCGAAGCTTACAGGTTGGGGCGTGTCGGGTTGTGATCCAACCATTATGGGAATCGGTCCAGTCCCCGCGATGAAAGCGGCACTGGCGATGACTGAATCCACATTCGATGATTACCAATTGATTGAAGTGAACGAAGCATTCGCACCTCAAGTACTCGCGGTTCAAAAAGAACTCGGTCTTGATATGGATAAGCTTAATGTAAATGGTGGAGCTCTCGCAGTAGGGCACCCACTGGCAGCAAGTGGTGCACGAATTACCACGCACCTCGTTCACGAACTGAGACGCCGTGGTGATACACACGCTATAGGTTCGGCTTGCATTGGCGGTGGTCAAGGCGTGGCTCTAACCATTGAAGCCGTTAAGTAGTTTAGTTTTCGTAGGTCATCTTTGTTGGGGAACATGATATGAACACCGATGTCGAACATGATTATATTTTTAATTGGAACCGCTTAAAAAAAGTTTCGAAGCTTAGCCAAAAGCCTTTTGACCTTTTTGATGAGACGTTACGTGACGGCATCCAGTCGCCATCTGTTACGGATCCAAGCATCGATCAAAAGTTTGAGATTCTTCATTTAATGGAGAGCCTTGGAGTAGCGGAAGCTGATTTGGGCCTGCCGGGTGCAGGCAAGCGTGCTTACGATGATGTGACTGCACTGGTTAAGGAGATCAGCCGTTCCAAGCTCAAGATTAAGGCGGCGGCAGCAGGGCGCACCATGGTGCGTGATATCCAGCCCATCGCAGATATTGTGCAAAATACCGGCGTTCCCATTGAGGTCTATGCGTTCATTGGCTCAAGCCCGATTCGTCTCTTTGCCGAAGATTGGGATGTTGGAACTTTGATGAGACACATCGAGGACTCCATCAAGTTTTCAGTGAATGAAGGCCTTGAGTTTTGCCTCGTCACAGAAGACACCATCCGGTCTAGACCTGAGGTTTTAGATCCTCTGTTTCGCCGCGCCATCGACTTAGGTGCCACGCGCCTTTGTCTGTGTGACACCGTAGGGCATGCCACACCTGATGGAATTCGTAACTTATTCGATTGGACGCACTCTCTTCTACGAGGTGCAGGTGCTGAGCACGTGAAGCTTGATTGGCATGGTCATAATGACCGAGGCCTAGGCGTAACCAATGCGATTATCGCAATTGAAGCTGGTGCAGACCGTGTACATGGAACTGGGCTGGGTGTGGGTGAACGCGTTGGAAATGCATCAATTGATCAGATCCTCTTGAACCTTAAGCTGCTTGGTGAATGGGACAACGACCTAAGCGACATGCTGATGTATTGTCAGGCCGTATCTCGAGCTTGCCACGTTGAAATTCCCTACAACTATCCAATTGCGGGTCGCGATGCGTTTCGAACTGGAACGGGTGTTCACGCGGCCGCGATTATCAAAGCCCATAAAAAGGGCGATCAGTACTTAGCAGACCGTGTTTATTCCGGGGTGCCTGCAGGCATGTTTGGTCGACACCAGGAAATCGAAATTGGTCATATGAGTGGGTTGTCTAACGTGGAGTTTTGGTTAGAGCAGCGTCGTTTACCAACGGATGAAGCGTTGGTGAAGGCCATTTTTGACAAAGCCAAGAGTATCAACCGTGTTCTTTCCGAAGACGAAATTATGAACGTGGTTCGCCAAGCTGGCTT contains the following coding sequences:
- a CDS encoding 2-isopropylmalate synthase, whose amino-acid sequence is MNTDVEHDYIFNWNRLKKVSKLSQKPFDLFDETLRDGIQSPSVTDPSIDQKFEILHLMESLGVAEADLGLPGAGKRAYDDVTALVKEISRSKLKIKAAAAGRTMVRDIQPIADIVQNTGVPIEVYAFIGSSPIRLFAEDWDVGTLMRHIEDSIKFSVNEGLEFCLVTEDTIRSRPEVLDPLFRRAIDLGATRLCLCDTVGHATPDGIRNLFDWTHSLLRGAGAEHVKLDWHGHNDRGLGVTNAIIAIEAGADRVHGTGLGVGERVGNASIDQILLNLKLLGEWDNDLSDMLMYCQAVSRACHVEIPYNYPIAGRDAFRTGTGVHAAAIIKAHKKGDQYLADRVYSGVPAGMFGRHQEIEIGHMSGLSNVEFWLEQRRLPTDEALVKAIFDKAKSINRVLSEDEIMNVVRQAGFLS
- a CDS encoding acetyl-CoA C-acetyltransferase, coding for MRSLSKDIYILSAKRTAFGAFGGALTKKTATDLGVEAAEAALDAAGVNKEDVDHVFFGNVLQTSADAIYLARHVGLRAGLPQSVPALTLNRLCGSGFEAIICGAKEILTGQAEVTLVGGSESMSQAPHIVRGARWGLPLGRSDMEDSLWTCLTDSYTGLPMAMTAEKLAEQYSISQDEVDEYSVRSQQRFAAAQESGIFDAELCPVEVKKRREKVEFIKDEHNRPQTTVESLKKLPKVFKKDGVIHAAAASGICDGASALVLASGDYVAKHNLKPLAKLTGWGVSGCDPTIMGIGPVPAMKAALAMTESTFDDYQLIEVNEAFAPQVLAVQKELGLDMDKLNVNGGALAVGHPLAASGARITTHLVHELRRRGDTHAIGSACIGGGQGVALTIEAVK